From the genome of Epinephelus moara isolate mb chromosome 10, YSFRI_EMoa_1.0, whole genome shotgun sequence, one region includes:
- the mylk4b gene encoding myosin light chain kinase family member 4 isoform X3 has translation MENFLRDKDIWIFGSVCLMATFLWGRLWKLFSHKKRGRTRTADIQAKDDKDKAKLCLKGLKAQKKRRAADSSDTSLLNEPELQEQVEKLNRQNTEHSHGKAEADSQRGEDKGRTQKSAELILNESHTSATQPEDRKQAIEEEEEGDVFEDSQSEEEAEDVSPEQAEKVEDDGKTKHKGEAEVSPNSGTAPCVIADICKTSPLPKESTEENSDVATCSKRHVTEEDLVKDDTKKSRVEDSKVGNADGQVVEGGAPQASKSDKVKAEAEEERKEGESSEKEFTIDLSPPPVAPFDHRIVTPKPHQIATYYTINKDEVLGGGRFGQVHKCVENSSGLTLAAKIIKARSQKEKDVVRNEIQVMNQLNHANLIQLYAAFESRHDIILVMEYVEGGELFDRIIDENYNLTELDTVLFIRQICEGLQYMHKMYILHLDLKPENILCVSRATNKIKIIDFGLARRYKPREKLRVNFGTPEFLAPEVINYEFVSFPTDMWSLGVITYMLLSGLSPFLGDDDNETLNNILACQWNFEEEEFADISDEAKDFITLLLVKSKSWRMSASESLRHPWLSDRSLHYRLSQKKNKCHSTHAPPPNS, from the exons gCGAAGGATGACAAGGATAAAGCCAAGCTGTGCCTGAAGGGCTTGAAGGcccagaagaagaggagggctgCAGACTCATCAG ACACTTCGTTGCTGAATGAGCCTGAGCTACAGGAACAGGTGGAAAAGCTCAACAGGCAGAACACTGAGCATTCCCATGGAAAAGCAGAGGCTGACAGTCAAAGGGGGGAGGACAAAGGAAGAACACAAAAGTCTGCAGAGCTGATCCTAAACGAATCACACACCTCTGCCACCCAGCCAGAGGACAGGAAGCAGGCAattgaggaggaagaggagggggatgTCTTTGAGGACTCGCAGTCAGAAGAAGAGGCAGAAGATGTTAGTCCAGAACAGGCTGAAAAAGTGGAGGATGATGGGAAGACGAAGCATAAAGGAGAGGCAGAAGTGTCCCCAAACTCGGGCACGGCCCCATGTGTCATCGCAGACATCTGCAAGACCTCTCCCCTACCAAAAGAAAG CACTGAGGAGAACAGCGATGTGGCCACGTGCAGCAAACGTCATGTCACAGAGGAAGACCTGGTGAAggatgacaccaagaagagcaGAGTGGAAGACAGTAAAGTGGGAAATGCTGATGGACAGGTGGTGGAGGGGGGCGCGCCTCAGGCCTCCAAATCTGACAAAGTAAAGGCAGAggcagaagaggagaggaaggagggagagtcATCAGAGAAGGAATTTACTATTG ACTTAAGCCCTCCACCAGTAGCACCTTTTGACCACCGCATCGTGACTCCCAAACCTCATCAGATAGCCACCTATTATACCATCAACAAGGACGAGGTCCTGGGAGG GGGACGCTTTGGACAAGTCCACAAGTGTGTAGAGAACTCATCTGGTCTGACATTGGCTGCCAAGATCATCAAAGCCAGGAGCCAAAAAGAGAAG gacGTGGTGAGGAATGAGATCCAGGTGATGAACCAGCTGAACCACGCCAACCTCATCCAGCTGTATGCCGCCTTTGAGTCGCGCCATGACATCATCCTGGTCATGGAATA TGTTGAGGGAGGGGAGCTGTTTGACCGCATCATTGATGAGAACTACAACCTGACAGAGCTGGACACGGTGCTGTTTATACGCCAGATCTGTGAGGGGCTGCAGTACATGCATAAGATGTACATCCTGCATCTTGACCTCAAG cCTGAGAACATTCTTTGTGTCAGCAGAGCCACTAACAAGATTAAAATCATAGATTTTGGCCTGGCCAGGAG GTATAAGCCCAGGGAGAAGCTGAGGGTCAATTTTGGGACACCTGAATTTTTAGCTCCTGAAGTCATCAACTATGAGTTTGTTTCATTCCCCACAGACATGTGGAGCCTTGGTGTCATCACATACATGCT GCTGAGTGGCTTGTCTCCGTTTCTCGGGGACGACGATAATGAGACACTAAACAACATCCTGGCCTGTCAATGGAActttgaggaggaggagttcgCAGACATTTCCGACGAGGCCAAAGACTTCATCACCCTTCTGCTGGTGAAGAGCAAGAGCTGGAGGATGAGCGCATCAGAGTCCCTCAGACATCCCTGGCTGTCAGACCGGAGTCTGCACTATCGACTTAGCCAGAAG AAAAACAAGTGCCACTCCACACATGCTCCTCCTCCAAATAGCTAG
- the mylk4b gene encoding myosin light chain kinase 2, skeletal/cardiac muscle isoform X1, producing MSASLVNSLAKVYDPNPLHGQKPGGRKLSLNGSDKSQASSSSPSFPHDAALRCMENRMDSLTSQMERLLNMQQIVLTRLDGLTLDIRGMGLDLTSLREGGHGGRHGSGMDATCRELCGAVERASERVESQGRRLEGVEKLVEGTQQVISFIGEVVKSSRLVELLFKQPGKKANKKAKDDKDKAKLCLKGLKAQKKRRAADSSDTSLLNEPELQEQVEKLNRQNTEHSHGKAEADSQRGEDKGRTQKSAELILNESHTSATQPEDRKQAIEEEEEGDVFEDSQSEEEAEDVSPEQAEKVEDDGKTKHKGEAEVSPNSGTAPCVIADICKTSPLPKESTEENSDVATCSKRHVTEEDLVKDDTKKSRVEDSKVGNADGQVVEGGAPQASKSDKVKAEAEEERKEGESSEKEFTIDLSPPPVAPFDHRIVTPKPHQIATYYTINKDEVLGGGRFGQVHKCVENSSGLTLAAKIIKARSQKEKDVVRNEIQVMNQLNHANLIQLYAAFESRHDIILVMEYVEGGELFDRIIDENYNLTELDTVLFIRQICEGLQYMHKMYILHLDLKPENILCVSRATNKIKIIDFGLARRYKPREKLRVNFGTPEFLAPEVINYEFVSFPTDMWSLGVITYMLLSGLSPFLGDDDNETLNNILACQWNFEEEEFADISDEAKDFITLLLVKSKSWRMSASESLRHPWLSDRSLHYRLSQKKNKCHSTHAPPPNS from the exons ATGAGCGCCAGCCTTGTCAACTCTTTAGCCAAAGTCTATGATCCAAACCCTCTTCATGGTCAGAAGCCTGGTGGAAGGAAGCTTTCACTTAACGGATCAGACAAGTCCCAAgcctcttcatcatcaccttcCTTCCCTCATGATGCAGCCCTGCGCTGCATGGAGAACCGAATGGACTCCCTGACTTCTCAGATGGAGCGCTTGCTCAACATGCAGCAGATTGTCTTGACCCGGCTCGACGGCTTGACCCTGGACATCAGGGGTATGGGTCTGGATCTGACCTCTCTGCGAGAAGGGGGCCATGGGGGCAGACACGGTTCAGGGATGGATGCGACATGCAGGGAGCTGTGTGGGGCCGTGGAGAGGGCCAGTGAGCGGGTGGAGAGTCAGGGACGCAGGCTGGAAGGGGTGGAGAAGCTGGTGGAGGGTACCCAGCAGGTGATCAGCTTCATTGGGGAGGTAGTGAAGAGCTCCAGGCTGGTGGAGCTGCTGTTTAAACAACCTGGCAAGAAGGCTAACAAGAAG gCGAAGGATGACAAGGATAAAGCCAAGCTGTGCCTGAAGGGCTTGAAGGcccagaagaagaggagggctgCAGACTCATCAG ACACTTCGTTGCTGAATGAGCCTGAGCTACAGGAACAGGTGGAAAAGCTCAACAGGCAGAACACTGAGCATTCCCATGGAAAAGCAGAGGCTGACAGTCAAAGGGGGGAGGACAAAGGAAGAACACAAAAGTCTGCAGAGCTGATCCTAAACGAATCACACACCTCTGCCACCCAGCCAGAGGACAGGAAGCAGGCAattgaggaggaagaggagggggatgTCTTTGAGGACTCGCAGTCAGAAGAAGAGGCAGAAGATGTTAGTCCAGAACAGGCTGAAAAAGTGGAGGATGATGGGAAGACGAAGCATAAAGGAGAGGCAGAAGTGTCCCCAAACTCGGGCACGGCCCCATGTGTCATCGCAGACATCTGCAAGACCTCTCCCCTACCAAAAGAAAG CACTGAGGAGAACAGCGATGTGGCCACGTGCAGCAAACGTCATGTCACAGAGGAAGACCTGGTGAAggatgacaccaagaagagcaGAGTGGAAGACAGTAAAGTGGGAAATGCTGATGGACAGGTGGTGGAGGGGGGCGCGCCTCAGGCCTCCAAATCTGACAAAGTAAAGGCAGAggcagaagaggagaggaaggagggagagtcATCAGAGAAGGAATTTACTATTG ACTTAAGCCCTCCACCAGTAGCACCTTTTGACCACCGCATCGTGACTCCCAAACCTCATCAGATAGCCACCTATTATACCATCAACAAGGACGAGGTCCTGGGAGG GGGACGCTTTGGACAAGTCCACAAGTGTGTAGAGAACTCATCTGGTCTGACATTGGCTGCCAAGATCATCAAAGCCAGGAGCCAAAAAGAGAAG gacGTGGTGAGGAATGAGATCCAGGTGATGAACCAGCTGAACCACGCCAACCTCATCCAGCTGTATGCCGCCTTTGAGTCGCGCCATGACATCATCCTGGTCATGGAATA TGTTGAGGGAGGGGAGCTGTTTGACCGCATCATTGATGAGAACTACAACCTGACAGAGCTGGACACGGTGCTGTTTATACGCCAGATCTGTGAGGGGCTGCAGTACATGCATAAGATGTACATCCTGCATCTTGACCTCAAG cCTGAGAACATTCTTTGTGTCAGCAGAGCCACTAACAAGATTAAAATCATAGATTTTGGCCTGGCCAGGAG GTATAAGCCCAGGGAGAAGCTGAGGGTCAATTTTGGGACACCTGAATTTTTAGCTCCTGAAGTCATCAACTATGAGTTTGTTTCATTCCCCACAGACATGTGGAGCCTTGGTGTCATCACATACATGCT GCTGAGTGGCTTGTCTCCGTTTCTCGGGGACGACGATAATGAGACACTAAACAACATCCTGGCCTGTCAATGGAActttgaggaggaggagttcgCAGACATTTCCGACGAGGCCAAAGACTTCATCACCCTTCTGCTGGTGAAGAGCAAGAGCTGGAGGATGAGCGCATCAGAGTCCCTCAGACATCCCTGGCTGTCAGACCGGAGTCTGCACTATCGACTTAGCCAGAAG AAAAACAAGTGCCACTCCACACATGCTCCTCCTCCAAATAGCTAG